One region of Oryza glaberrima chromosome 7, OglaRS2, whole genome shotgun sequence genomic DNA includes:
- the LOC127779179 gene encoding uncharacterized protein LOC127779179, whose product MMTEIPHAATARLFPLTPAAAQMRILRRFPRLLRRSNAATLSPAPMHRLISSPSLMASAAASWWWWSPLLARGGPVVRRVSRFPWEPRNMTTISRVKGDESYRRLPSQEKKHTAITQGMKTIDTRGTILEARAGDEKSNRDAASSEVSYIKYDVLGQSAKQDGCDEDDRRSETEEHVEEDEVLDPEEYTVNNILPKSRHRDGSIYRDIMDTPWKKEFHIADRNETRLEAMRFSNPTNCVIRSNGTCMSHVHCRMLQILSLELAKITLDGGSVELYGYIAVRDDLDPLLNYIVNCSRDDPIIVEQGSLINMEGPNRGIDMMDYALIEYDMRIKTGEQEKDDLQLIDGASMIGPAGLWNRPDTICIPGDYGAVDITLSRFYCSAEATVEILISEVQSSFNLLLGCLTSDLDKEIRLFDGVISESRDLKRSVVAVMRDSFIDLKFKVGAFPSSFDQHYVSFKEKIHGYDTQEIKTDFALISVNVTWSTLPAGLK is encoded by the exons ATGATGACAGAAATCCCCCACGCAGCCACAGCACGGCTATTCCCCCtaacccccgccgccgcccagatGCGAATTCTCCGCCGCTTTCCGCGTCTGCTCCGACGCTCTAACGCCGCCACCTTATCTCCTGCCCCGATGCACCGCCtcatctcttctccctctctcatgGCATCTGCAGCGGctagctggtggtggtggtcaccATTGCTTGCTCGAGGAGGACCTGTCGTCCGTCGTGTTTCCCG ATTTCCTTGGGAACCTCGGAACATGACCACCATCAGTCGAGTAAAAGGCGACGAGTCATACAGGCGACTTCCATCCCAGGAAAAGAAGCATACTGCGATCACTCAAGGTATGAAAACCATTGACACCAGGGGCACAATCTTGGAGGCTAGAGCTGGAGATGAGAAAAGTAATAGAGATGCGGCGTCCTCAGAGGTTTCATACATCAAATACGATGTACTGGGGCAAAGTGCGAAGCAGGATGGCTGTGATGAGGATGATCGAAGGAGTGAAACGGAGGAACATGTTGAGGAGGACGAAGTTCTTGATCCTGAAGAATATACTGTGAACAACATACTTCCAAAAAGTAGACACCGTGATGGCTCTATATATAGGGACATCATGGATACACCGTGGAAAAAGGAGTTTCATATTGCAGACCGTAATGAGA CTCGGTTGGAGGCAATGAGGTTTTCGAATCCCACAAATTGTGTCATTCGCAGTAATGGAACTTGCATGTCACATGTTCATTGCCGCATGCTGCAAATTTTATCATTGGAGTTGGCTAAAATTACACTGGATGGTGGTTCAGTAGAGTTGTATGGATACATAGCTGTGCGGGATGATCTGGATCCGTTGCTTAATTATATTGTCAACTGTAGCAGGGATGATCCCATCATTGTGGAGCAG GGTTCGCTCATCAACATGGAAGGCCCTAACCGAGGAATAGACATGATGGACTATGCTCTAATTGAATATGACATGAGGAtcaagacaggtgaacaagaaAAAGATGACCTACAGCTGATTGATGGTGCATCAATGATAGGCCCTGCAGGCCTATGGAATCGGCCAGATACAATTTGCATCCCTGGCGATTACGGTGCAGTTGACATAACTTTATCACGTTTTTATTGTTCAGCTGAGGCCACCGTAGAGATTCTTATATCAGAAGTGCAAAGCAGTTTCAATTTGTTGCTCGGTTGTTTAACCAGTGACTTGGATAAGGAAATCCGTCTCTTTGATGGTGTCATCAGTGAGTCACGTGATTTAAAGAGGTCGGTGGTTGCTGTAATGAGGGATTCTTTCATagatttgaagttcaaagtGGGTGCGTTTCCATCCAGTTTCGACCAGCATTATGTTTCCTTCAAGGAGAAAATCCATGGCTATGATACTCAAGAAATAAAGACTGATTTTGCGTTAATCTCAGTAAATGTGACTTGGTCGACTTTGCCTGCCGGACTAAAGTGA
- the LOC127780507 gene encoding uncharacterized protein LOC127780507, with the protein MLQCQLVLRHKIEKLEPSCANATVQYANIAKPSWISWYAFSAPDEAIQALISEAKSYYMRLPPIQHLQLQRGMIMNPHRSIWSLSFRQLAMDNNADVSTPTLLSISALVGDVTNLSAEESRRRQQREINNSLKVEEWNEYTFLGCANTAGSACKKRVKASSLDNVKAQCHMILEDKRIELKEYLNDLCHDKHKVIDNICKKYELENIEITNAKKQKAEKLSREMKNKCNKKMPKSHGAKVLNTMRFFHTTPSKEKSKTKKFRDPKDGYPGNSKDGSYPGNTITMDMDKDNLPAFRRSFKRAIKKGRAWCQANSNSVDISGLFGPGAEVYTTPATGTLHVKLRNKGRELTLFFRGRDLYLKGWRSDRFGLFAAHPDRFDKKDCFIQDKACKHLNIEDNYHQLVPGGRIGKVRVGPLAMLDYFEVLHKCNGIVTTDVLGAVAGFAVNFAEPIRQEDVLEDILESFVHFDVAMLDSRRALSLYVRKYDHYSREFLTGVDYFLHGRPMPEILNRGEVTVKSLHELWCRIKVPLRGSYNDGAFYHDDKVGIPIWSPPYPDGNNWVEEEDEEEDEEEEEEEGDEEEEAEEEEEEGDEEEERDEDANHRDLKFTSQQDFISVGMKAYEINTSCLCRPFSAVASGGMRPPVVPSSQGGEVQSRFLRRRPQWFSRFINGPRAACFLRRLLK; encoded by the exons ATGCTCCAATGTCAACTGGTTTTGCGGCACAAAATCGAGAAGTTGGAGCCATCATGTGCAAATGCTACTGTTCAGTACGCCAACATAGCAAAGCCAAGTTGGATCAGTTGGTATGCATTTTCAGCTCCGGATGAGGCAATACAAGCCCTGATTAGTGAGGCGAAGTCATACTACATGAGGCTCCCCCCAATACAACACCTCCAGCTTCAACGCGGTATGATTATGAATCCCCATCGCTCTATTTGGAGCCTCAGTTTCAG ACAGCTTGCAATGGATAATAATGCTGATGTCTCCACACCAACATTGTTGTCAATATCAG CTCTGGTTGGCGATGTTACTAATTTAAGTGCCGAGGAATCGAGAAGAAGGCAGCAACGTGAAATAAACAATTCTTTGAAAGTGGAAGAATGGAATGAATACACATTTCTTGGATGTGCTAATACAGCTGGGTCAG CTTGCAAGAAAAGAGTCAAAGCTTCATCACTTGATAATGTAAAAGCACAATGCCATATGATACTTGAAGATAAACGAATAGAGCTGAAGGAGTACTTGAATGATCTGTGTCACGACAAGCACAAG GTTATTGATAATATCTGTAAGAAATATGAACTAGAAAATATAGAAATCACTAATgccaaaaaacaaaag GCAGAAAAACTCTCTAGggaaatgaaaaacaaatgtaataaaaAGATGCCCAAGTCACATGGAGCAAAG GTGTTGAACACCATGAGGTTCTTCCATACAACTCCTTCTAAGGAGaaatcaaaaacaaaaaag TTCAGAGATCCAAAGGATGGTTATCCAGGAAATTCAAAGGATGGAAGTTATCCAGGGAATACAATCACAATGGATATGGATAAAGACAACCTGCCTGCATTTAGGCGTAGTTTTAAAAGGGCAATTAAAAAAGGCCGAGCATGGTGCCAGGCAAACAGCAATTCGGTTGACATATCAGGACTCTTTGGTCCCGGAGCCGAAGTTTATACAACCCCCGCAACCGGAACTTTGCATGTGAAGCTTAGGAACAAAGGGCGTGAACTTACACTCTTCTTCCGTGGTAGAGACTTATACCTGAAAGGGTGGAGAAGTGATAGGTTTGGTCTGTTTGCTGCCCACCCTGATAGGTTTGATAAGAAGGATTGCTTCATACAAGACAAAGCTTGCAAACACCTGAACATCGAGGATAATTATCATCAGCTTGTTCCAGGAGGAAGAATCGGGAAAGTCAGAGTGGGACCCCTTGCAATGCTAGACTATTTTGAAGTCCTTCACAAATGCAATGGAATAGTGACAACAGATGTTCTGGGGGCTGTGGCTGGATTTGCTGTTAACTTCGCAGAACCAATACGCCAGGAAGATGTCTTGGAGGATATCTTAGAGTCGTTTGTTCATTTTGATGTGGCTATGCTGGATAGCAGAAGGGCACTATCCTTGTACGTAAGGAAATACGACCACTACTCAAGGGAGTTTCTAACTGGTGTTGATTACTTCTTGCACGGTAGACCAATGCCAGAGATTTTGAATCGTGGGGAAGTTACAGTCAAGTCACTCCATGAGTTGTGGTGCAGAATCAAAGTTCCGCTGAGAGGCTCTTATAATGATGGTGCATTTTATCATGATGATAAAGTTGGCATACCCATTTGGTCTCCCCCTTACCCTGATGGGAATAAttgggtggaggaggaagatgaggaggaagatgaagaggaagaagaggaagagggagatgaagaggaagaggctgaggaagaagaggaagagggagatgaagaggaagagcgAGATGAAGATGCAAACCACCGTGATCTAAAATTCACAAGCCAACAGGACTTCATTTCAGTTGGGATGAAGGCTTATGAAATCAACACCTCTTGTCTCTGTCGTCCTTTCTCTGCAGTTGCCTCAGGTGGGATGAGGCCCCCTGTTGTCCCTTCAAGTCAGGGTGGGGAAGTCCAGAGCCGGTTTCTGCGCAGGAGGCCACAGTGGTTCTCCAGATTCATTAATGGACCAAGGGCTGCGTGTTTTTTGAGGAGGCTACTAAAATAG
- the LOC127780324 gene encoding uncharacterized protein LOC127780324 → MAKRKAPSGPSSSPSPAAAGADASPPVDPGGSAGGRKRKGATAAAKRKPRKPQVHEKNYAHVYYGCRNVLYDGNDFYYGHRYTEEFRKVEAHDLYGCPHLIAELPPQPRLMSLLDLQLWIIKLFRLHPETQDLSIKGFFEEEDSWQYLGSAGWKTYDFLSDKSWQSFVKKVKGRKGMEFFKLYVDSSEIKHYDSLLKATNDNYCQSATVLLPEQDDLTWYFPWDHISQRLTEDLAMTTTQIVAHLAHNYDRHLSYAGAWRAKQKALEMRFGTFYASHNYVPRLLEERFYINNPFSFVDIKDTEVAGCKDFRVVHRIFWAFAQCTQAFVHCRPVICVKGMPLCGKYEGVLLTALAFDANGYPCWAVNRLVMCVCLVCWPIY, encoded by the exons ATGGCGAAGCGCAAGGCACCGTCcggcccctcctcctcgccgtctcccgccgccgctggcgccgaCGCGTCCCCGCCCGTCGACCCC GGTGGATCCGCCGGCGGGAGGAAGCGCAAGggcgcaacggcggcggccaagCGGAAGCCTAGGAAGCCGCAG GTTCACGAGAAAAATTACGCGCATGTGTACTATGGATGTAGAAATGTTTTATATGATGGGAATGATTTCTACTATGGACATAGATATACAGAAGAATTTCGTAAGGTGGAGGCACATGATTTGTATGGATGTCCACACTTGATTGCCGAGCTACCACCACAACCACGGTTAATGTCATTGCTGGATTTACAGCTCTGGATTATCAAGTTGTTTAGACTCCATCCAGAAACACAAGACCTCTCAATTAAGGGCTTCTTCGAAGAAGAAGACAGTTGGCAATACTTAGGTTCAGCGGGCTGGAAGACCTATGATTTTCTATCTGATAAAAGTTGGCAGTCCTTTGTCAAGAAAGTAAAGGGTAGAAAGGGGATGGAATTTTTCAAGTTGTATGTGGACTCCTCTGAAATCAAGCACTACGACAGTTTGCTAAAAGCAACAAATGATAATTATTGTCAGTCGGCAACTGTCTTGTTGCCCGAGCAAGATGATCTGACATGGTATTTTCCTTGGGATCACATTTCCCAACGCCTCACGGAAGACCTGGCAATGACAACTACACAGATTGTAGCTCATCTTGCTCACAACTATGACAGGCACCTTAGCTATGCTGGGGCATGGAGAGCAAAGCAGAAGGCTTTGGAGATGCGATTTGGTACGTTTTATGCTTCACACAACTATGTCCCGAGGTTACTTGAGGAAAGATTTTACATAAATAACCCTTTCAGTTTTGTGGACATCAAGGATACAGAGGTTGCAGGCTGTAAAGATTTCCGAGTCGTCCACCGTATATTCTGGGCATTTGCACAGTGCACGCAGGCCTTTGTGCACTGCCGTCCTGTGATTTGTGTTAAGGGAATGCCGCTATGTGGGAAATATGAAGGGGTTCTGTTGACTGCTCTAGCATTTGATGCTAATGGTTACCCCTGTTGGGCTGTAAATAGACTAGTTATGTGTGTGTGTCTTGTGTGCTGGCCCATCTATTGA
- the LOC127779535 gene encoding uncharacterized protein LOC127779535, with translation MEDAPDRGAAAPPSPRSINRPAFVDLTVADGAATAAGKRKGAPVAAAAAATAPPKAKKQQDFGTNQAYVYYGLREDRYGLCEREFEFMKGSDLRLCERVIGELPQPRSMSLVDLQCWVIKLLRLHPETQDLQIKGFFSEGLPLEFRPEWFYKGDWETHHMYNDDSWASYVKKVKRRYGMSMFVLCLDCSEIKHYRSLVKAGYGVYAQVGKVADHECMPTEVLPGQKSLSSKFPAQYLSYRLKDEHNMSMTAEEIVPFIADRYGDKISLPEAWRIKMKALEILFGTFYDSYNSVPRLLKDIGYKNYGNYVNIKDTEVVGCKSFRVLDRIFWSPAPCVLAFTYCRPVLCIKGTSLCGKYQPLLLTALALDANDNLIPVAFAIIEGKSKESWLWFLRNVKRSVVKERSGVCIIHDYKRELLDAIDDLQNNPQEQEPHTWRDIQSRWCIEHLTENLSAHFGGKKSAVLFNKLCQQSQPSKFTDIWKDLDDLTLRYTTENDSVASEEMEQESVEHDEAELESQSPSHQLDSADEEEEVNQGGDSKSKITRFTEWIRLKPLEKWSLLHDTDGARYGIMGINIADIYEGNHVLKGIKCLLSTQ, from the exons ATGGAGGACGCCCCAGatcgcggcgcggcggcgccgccgtcgcctcgctccATCAACCGCCCCGCTTTCGTCGATCTTACCGTG GCtgacggcgccgccaccgccgcggggaagaggaagggcgccccggtggccgccgccgccgccgccacggcacCGCCGAAGGCTAAGAAGCAGCAG GATTTTGGAACAAACCAGGCTTACGTGTACTATGGGCTACGAGAGGACAGATACGGGCTATGTGAGAGAGAGTTTGAATTCATGAAAGGGTCTGATTTGAGGCTATGTGAACGGGTAATCGGTGAGCTCCCACAGCCTCGATCGATGTCATTGGTGGATCTGCAGTGCTGGGTCATCAAGTTGCTTCGACTCCATCCAGAAACACAAGATCTTCAAATCAAAGGGTTCTTCTCAGAAGGCTTGCCCCTTGAGTTTCGTCCGGAGTGGTTTTATAAAGGTGACTGGGAGACACACCATATGTATAATGATGATTCATGGGCTTCCTATGTCAAGAAAGTAAAGAGAAGATATGGTATGTCAATGTTCGTGCTCTGTCTGGATTGCTCTGAAATCAAGCACTATAGAAGTTTGGTCAAAGCTGGGTATGGTGTTTACGCTCAAGTGGGGAAGGTTGCGGATCATGAATGCATGCCTACGGAGGTTTTGCCTGGGCAAAAAAGTCTGTCATCTAAATTTCCTGCTCAGTATCTCTCCTATCGCCTTAAGGATGAGCATAACATGTCAATGACAGCTGAAGAAATTGTACCTTTTATTGCTGACAGATATGGCGACAAGATCAGTCTCCCTGAGGCATGGAGGAtaaagatgaaggctttggagATTCTATTTGGTACCTTCTATGATTCATACAACTCTGTACCAAGGTTACTTAAGGACATAGGATATAAAAACTATGGCAATTATGTGAACATCAAGGACACAGAGGTTGTAGGCTGTAAAAGTTTCCGAGTCCTCGATCGTATATTTTGGTCACCTGCACCGTGCGTACTGGCCTTTACATACTGTCGTCCTGTGCTTTGCATCAAGGGCACTTCACTATGTGGGAAATACCAACCACTTCTGTTAACTGCTCTAGCATTAGATGCTAATGATAACTTGATTCCAGTAGCATTTGCCATCATTGAAGGTAAGAGCAAGGAGAGCTGGCTGTGGTTTCTTAGGAATGTGAAGCGATCAGTTGTGAAAGAGCGATCTGGTGTCTGCATTATACATGACTACAAAAGGGAGTTGCTTGATGCTATAGATGACCTCCAGAATAACCCTCAAGAACAAGAACCACACACATGGAGAGACATACAAAGCAGGTGGTGCATCGAACACCTTACTGAAAACTTATCTGCACATTTTGGTGGCAAGAAGTCGGCGGTGCTGTTCAATAAGCTCTGTCAGCAGAGCCAACCAAGTAAGTTTACTGATATCTGGAAGGACCTAGATGATTTGACACTCAGGTATACGACTGAGAATGACTCTGTTGCTAGTGAGGAAATGGAACAGGAGTCAGTCGAGCATGATGAGGCAGAACTTGAATCACAAAGCCCATCCCACCAACTTGATTCagcggatgaggaggaggaagtaaATCAGGGCGGTGACAGCAAGAGCAAGATTACAAGGTTTACTGAGTGGATCCGTC